Proteins found in one Abyssibius alkaniclasticus genomic segment:
- a CDS encoding homoserine dehydrogenase: protein MTAPHSPAPLRIAIAGLGTVGAGIVKIVQKHGDMLAARAGRPIVITAISARSRSKNRGVKLDGYAWEDDPIALARRPDVDLVVEVMGGEDGPAKACVENSLKFGKHVVTANKALLAKHGNMLAALAEDCAVSLRYEAAIAGGIPIIKSLGEGLAGNDITRVMGVMNGTCNYILTVMEATGADYADVLAAAQAKGYAEADPETDVGGYDAAHKLAVLAALAFGTKVDYSGVTIEGIERISLPDIHNARDMGYRIKLLGVARMNADGLEQRMQPCLVPANSPLGQLEGVTNMVVVEGDFIGQIVASGPGAGEGPTASAIMGDIVDIARGLTMPTFGIPAGELAGAPRSASGSDAEYYLRFALLDAPMVLSRVTGILGTHGVSIDRCRQYDHDGDTAPLLIVTHTTPRAVLDAALAEISALEACLAAPVAIRIENV, encoded by the coding sequence ATGACTGCACCCCATTCCCCGGCCCCCTTGCGCATTGCCATTGCCGGGCTTGGCACCGTGGGTGCTGGTATTGTGAAAATCGTGCAAAAACATGGCGATATGCTGGCCGCCCGCGCGGGCCGGCCCATTGTCATTACCGCCATTTCCGCGCGTTCCCGCTCCAAGAACCGGGGCGTCAAGCTCGATGGATACGCCTGGGAGGATGACCCGATCGCGCTCGCCCGCCGCCCCGACGTCGATCTGGTGGTCGAGGTAATGGGCGGCGAAGACGGCCCCGCCAAGGCCTGCGTCGAAAACTCGCTGAAATTCGGCAAGCATGTCGTCACCGCCAACAAGGCCTTGCTGGCCAAACACGGCAATATGCTGGCCGCATTGGCCGAAGATTGCGCAGTGTCCTTGCGGTATGAGGCCGCCATCGCCGGCGGCATCCCGATCATCAAATCGCTTGGCGAAGGGCTGGCGGGCAACGACATCACCCGCGTGATGGGCGTGATGAACGGCACCTGCAACTACATCCTGACCGTGATGGAGGCGACCGGCGCCGATTATGCCGATGTGCTGGCCGCCGCCCAGGCCAAAGGCTATGCCGAGGCCGACCCCGAAACCGATGTCGGCGGCTATGACGCGGCCCACAAGCTTGCCGTTCTGGCCGCCCTGGCCTTTGGCACCAAGGTCGATTATTCCGGTGTTACGATCGAGGGCATCGAGCGTATTTCGCTCCCCGACATCCACAATGCCCGCGACATGGGCTATCGCATCAAGTTGCTGGGCGTTGCGCGGATGAATGCCGACGGGCTGGAACAGCGGATGCAGCCCTGCCTTGTGCCCGCCAACTCGCCGCTTGGCCAGTTGGAAGGTGTCACCAATATGGTGGTGGTCGAGGGCGATTTCATCGGCCAGATCGTCGCCTCCGGCCCCGGCGCCGGTGAAGGGCCGACCGCCAGCGCCATCATGGGCGATATCGTCGATATCGCGCGCGGGTTGACCATGCCGACCTTCGGCATTCCGGCGGGCGAACTTGCGGGCGCACCGCGCTCGGCCTCGGGTTCGGATGCCGAATATTACCTGCGCTTTGCCCTGCTCGATGCGCCAATGGTGCTGTCGCGCGTCACCGGCATTCTGGGCACGCATGGTGTGTCGATCGACCGTTGCCGCCAGTATGACCATGATGGCGATACCGCGCCCCTGCTCATCGTGACCCACACCACGCCGCGCGCCGTGCTGGATGCGGCATTGGCGGAAATCAGCGCACTTGAGGCTTGCCTCGCAGCGCCTGTGGCGATCCGCATCGAGAATGTATAA
- the glpX gene encoding class II fructose-bisphosphatase codes for MIDSALFADRMLSLGLARVSEAAAIASARLIGSGNEKAADQAAVDAMRSQLNLLDIAGVVVIGEGERDEAPMLYIGEEVGTGNGPGVDIALDPLEGTTLTAKDMPNALAVIAMGPRGSMLHAPDVYMDKLAIGPGFAPDIVSLDMSPTERIAALAAAKGCKPADLMVCVLERPRHEDLVREIRATGARIRLITDGDVAGVIHCAETAKTGIDMYMGSGGAPEGVLAAAALKCMGGQIQGRLLFRNDDERGRAAKAGISDLNKIYRRDDMVTADVIFAATGVTDGSVVRGARRDGDYLETETLLMRSKTGSVRRLFYRVRIDDN; via the coding sequence ATGATAGATTCCGCCCTCTTCGCCGACCGGATGCTGTCACTCGGGCTTGCCCGTGTGTCTGAAGCCGCCGCCATCGCCTCGGCCCGGCTTATTGGCTCGGGCAATGAAAAAGCCGCCGATCAGGCCGCGGTCGATGCCATGCGCAGCCAGCTCAACCTGCTGGATATTGCCGGTGTCGTGGTCATTGGCGAAGGCGAGCGGGACGAAGCGCCGATGCTTTACATTGGCGAAGAGGTGGGCACGGGCAACGGCCCGGGCGTTGACATTGCGCTCGACCCGCTGGAAGGCACGACCCTCACCGCCAAGGACATGCCCAACGCGCTGGCGGTCATCGCGATGGGGCCGCGCGGCTCCATGCTCCATGCGCCCGATGTCTATATGGACAAGCTGGCCATCGGCCCGGGCTTCGCGCCCGATATTGTGTCGCTCGACATGTCCCCGACCGAGCGTATCGCCGCACTGGCCGCCGCCAAGGGCTGCAAACCGGCCGATCTGATGGTCTGCGTGCTGGAACGCCCCCGCCACGAAGACCTCGTGCGCGAAATCCGCGCCACGGGCGCGCGCATCCGCCTGATCACCGATGGCGATGTGGCGGGCGTTATCCACTGCGCCGAGACCGCCAAGACCGGCATCGATATGTATATGGGCTCGGGCGGGGCGCCCGAAGGGGTGCTGGCCGCGGCCGCGCTCAAATGCATGGGCGGGCAAATTCAGGGCCGCTTGCTGTTTCGCAATGATGATGAACGTGGCCGCGCCGCCAAGGCGGGTATCAGCGACCTCAACAAGATCTACCGCCGCGATGACATGGTCACCGCCGATGTGATTTTCGCCGCCACCGGCGTGACCGATGGCTCTGTCGTGCGGGGCGCGCGGCGTGACGGGGATTATCTGGAAACCGAAACCCTGCTCATGCGCTCCAAAACCGGCTCGGTCCGGCGGCTGTTCTACCGCGTGCGGATCGACGACAACTAA
- a CDS encoding cysteine hydrolase family protein → MTTALILIDIQRGFDAPQWGARNNPQAEANAARLLAAWRGRGAPIFHIRHMSTEKGSPLTGDGAEFKPETMPQSNEPIIEKSVNSAFIGTDLQARLKGIPGLVICGLTTPHCVSTTCRMAANLGFEVTLAHDACAAFASNANTRWQAGQMPMRPLTSAAIHAAAISQIHGEFVTAKPTAALV, encoded by the coding sequence ATGACCACAGCCCTGATTCTGATCGATATTCAACGCGGCTTTGACGCCCCCCAGTGGGGCGCGCGCAACAACCCGCAAGCCGAGGCCAATGCCGCCCGCCTGCTGGCTGCATGGCGGGGGCGCGGCGCGCCAATCTTCCATATCCGCCATATGTCTACCGAAAAGGGCAGCCCGCTCACCGGCGATGGCGCCGAATTCAAGCCCGAAACCATGCCGCAAAGCAACGAACCCATTATCGAGAAATCGGTCAATTCCGCCTTTATCGGCACCGATTTGCAGGCGCGGCTCAAGGGCATCCCCGGGCTGGTGATCTGCGGGCTGACCACGCCGCATTGCGTGTCCACCACCTGCCGCATGGCCGCCAATCTTGGCTTTGAGGTCACGCTCGCCCATGATGCCTGCGCGGCCTTCGCCTCCAACGCCAATACGCGCTGGCAGGCGGGCCAGATGCCCATGCGCCCGCTGACCTCCGCCGCCATCCACGCTGCCGCCATTTCGCAAATCCACGGCGAATTCGTCACCGCCAAACCCACGGCCGCACTGGTATGA